From one Planktothrix agardhii NIES-204 genomic stretch:
- the crtE gene encoding geranylgeranyl pyrophosphate synthase, whose product MVLVSEINSPLENSQFDLSAYLSQRQTLVEQALDQSLPLIYPEKIYESMRYSLLAGGKRLRPILCLATCELVGGTVEMAMATACALEMIHTMSLIHDDLPAMDNDDYRRGKLTNHKVYGEDIAILAGDGLLSYAFEFVATKTPNVPANQVLQVIARLGRAMGAAGLVGGQVVDLDSEGLTDVSEETLTFIHTHKTGALLEASVVCGAILAGAKETEIEGLSRYARNIGLAFQIVDDILDITATQEELGKTAGKDLTAKKVTYPSLWGIDESRRQAQQLIEAAKAELSNYGDKAIPLLAIADFITNRTH is encoded by the coding sequence AACTCTCAGTTTGACTTATCTGCCTATCTGAGCCAACGACAGACCCTAGTAGAACAGGCTTTAGATCAGTCTCTCCCCCTAATCTACCCTGAAAAAATCTATGAGTCAATGCGCTATTCTTTGCTGGCTGGAGGAAAGCGTTTGCGACCGATTTTGTGTTTGGCGACCTGTGAGTTGGTCGGTGGGACTGTAGAGATGGCCATGGCTACCGCCTGCGCCCTGGAAATGATTCACACCATGTCCTTGATTCATGATGACCTCCCAGCCATGGATAATGATGATTATCGACGGGGAAAACTGACCAATCATAAGGTGTATGGAGAGGATATTGCGATTTTAGCTGGGGATGGTTTATTGAGTTATGCTTTTGAATTTGTAGCGACTAAAACTCCTAATGTTCCTGCAAATCAAGTTTTACAGGTAATTGCTCGTTTAGGTCGGGCGATGGGGGCTGCGGGCTTAGTTGGAGGCCAGGTGGTGGATTTAGATTCGGAAGGACTCACGGATGTTTCCGAAGAAACCCTAACTTTTATTCATACCCATAAAACTGGGGCTTTATTAGAGGCTTCTGTGGTCTGTGGGGCGATTTTAGCCGGGGCAAAGGAAACGGAAATTGAAGGGTTATCTCGGTATGCGCGTAATATTGGTTTGGCGTTTCAGATTGTGGATGATATTCTCGATATTACGGCAACCCAGGAGGAGTTAGGAAAAACCGCAGGTAAGGATTTAACGGCTAAAAAAGTCACCTATCCCAGTTTATGGGGCATAGATGAATCCCGACGTCAGGCCCAGCAGTTAATTGAAGCGGCAAAAGCCGAATTATCTAACTATGGGGATAAGGCTATTCCTTTGTTAGCGATCGCAGATTTTATCACTAATCGCACTCACTAA
- a CDS encoding DNA methylase N-4/N-6 domain protein codes for MTKKQRLELTWIGKEIRPKLEPRILLEDPDKSYHAAHRMSENDIFDNRLIFGDNLLALKALESEFAGKIKCVFIDPPYNTGSAFEHYDDGVEHSIWLGLMRDRLEIIRRLLSEDGSLWITIDDNEAHYLKVMCDEIFGRVNFVANCLWQKVYSERMDARGFSVSHDHVIVYQKSNDFAPIQLSKEQNSSQFKFFDKITGKYYRRRSLRKEGSESRREDRPSMWYSIKAPDGTDIYPVKPDGIEGRWRWKKENLITNSELIEYVKKDNCWEIYVKQFLEANASRPPATFWSNEEVGHNHEAKLEVRAFNSVSVFDTPKPERLIKRVLDIATKPNDLVLDSFAGSGTTGAVAHKMGRRWIMIELGEHCHTHIIPRLKKVIDGEDQGGISKAFNWKGGGGFRYYHLAPSLLEKDKWDNWIINKTYNAEMLAEALCKIEGFTYSPSDTFYWQQGYSTERNFIYVTTQNLRLEQLSQLADEVGQERSLLVLCTAFRGKTDIFPNLTVKKIPKQILSRCEWGHDDYSLKIENLPKAPQKIGQLTLFDLDNIQ; via the coding sequence ATGACTAAAAAGCAGAGACTAGAATTAACCTGGATTGGTAAGGAGATTCGCCCCAAGTTGGAGCCACGAATTTTGCTGGAAGATCCAGATAAATCTTATCATGCTGCTCATCGGATGAGTGAAAATGATATTTTTGATAATCGCTTGATTTTTGGGGATAATTTGTTGGCTCTCAAGGCTTTAGAGTCGGAGTTTGCAGGAAAAATTAAATGTGTTTTTATTGATCCTCCCTACAATACAGGATCAGCTTTTGAACACTATGATGATGGTGTAGAACATTCGATCTGGCTTGGTTTAATGCGCGATCGATTAGAGATTATTCGACGTTTATTATCAGAAGATGGATCGCTGTGGATTACCATTGATGACAATGAAGCACATTATTTAAAAGTGATGTGTGATGAAATTTTTGGGCGGGTAAATTTTGTTGCGAATTGCTTGTGGCAAAAAGTATATTCTGAGCGAATGGATGCACGGGGTTTTAGCGTGTCTCACGATCATGTTATTGTGTACCAAAAGAGCAATGACTTTGCACCAATTCAATTATCTAAAGAGCAGAACTCCAGTCAGTTCAAATTTTTCGATAAGATAACAGGTAAGTATTATCGTCGTCGCTCACTTCGCAAGGAGGGATCTGAGTCAAGACGGGAAGATCGTCCATCTATGTGGTATTCAATCAAAGCTCCAGATGGGACAGATATTTATCCAGTAAAGCCTGACGGAATAGAAGGAAGATGGCGATGGAAGAAGGAAAATTTAATAACTAACTCAGAACTAATCGAATATGTAAAGAAAGATAATTGCTGGGAAATTTATGTTAAACAGTTTTTGGAAGCCAATGCGTCGAGACCACCAGCAACTTTTTGGTCAAATGAGGAAGTTGGTCATAACCATGAAGCGAAGCTTGAAGTACGTGCTTTTAATTCAGTAAGTGTGTTTGATACACCAAAACCTGAACGTTTAATTAAGCGCGTTCTGGATATTGCAACAAAACCTAATGATCTTGTTCTCGATTCCTTCGCAGGTTCAGGAACAACAGGGGCAGTCGCGCATAAAATGGGAAGACGCTGGATCATGATTGAACTCGGCGAACATTGTCATACCCATATTATTCCCCGACTTAAAAAAGTAATTGATGGCGAAGATCAAGGGGGAATTAGTAAAGCATTTAATTGGAAAGGTGGCGGTGGATTTCGATACTATCACCTTGCACCCTCCCTCCTCGAAAAAGATAAATGGGATAATTGGATTATTAATAAAACCTATAATGCCGAAATGTTAGCCGAAGCACTGTGCAAAATTGAAGGTTTCACCTACTCACCATCCGATACATTCTATTGGCAACAGGGCTATTCTACAGAGCGGAATTTTATCTATGTTACCACCCAAAATCTTCGTCTCGAACAACTATCCCAACTTGCAGACGAAGTAGGACAAGAACGCAGTTTACTCGTTTTATGTACCGCCTTTCGAGGCAAAACTGATATATTCCCCAACCTCACGGTTAAAAAAATTCCTAAACAAATTCTTTCACGCTGCGAATGGGGACATGATGATTACAGTTTGAAAATTGAAAACCTGCCAAAAGCACCCCAAAAAATCGGACAACTAACACTATTTGACCTGGATAACATACAATGA
- the pdxJ gene encoding pyridoxal phosphate biosynthetic protein, with product MPTLGVNIDHIATIRQARRTVEPDPVGGAVLAELAGADGITVHLREDRRHIQDRDVRILRQTVRTHLNLEMAATDEMVAIALDIKPDYVTLVPERREEITTEGGLDIAGQIPRMTDVVTTLQEAGIPVSLFINANPEQIAASAQVGAKFIELHTGCYAEAKGEDQVRELGILAEGCQRALEAGLRVNAGHGLTYWNVYPIAALEGMEELNIGHTIISRAVLVGLERAVREMKQAIFGQL from the coding sequence TTGCCGACACTGGGAGTCAATATTGACCATATAGCCACGATTCGCCAAGCCCGTCGCACCGTTGAACCCGATCCCGTAGGGGGGGCTGTGCTGGCGGAATTGGCGGGGGCTGATGGAATTACAGTGCATTTGCGTGAAGATCGACGCCATATTCAAGATCGGGATGTGCGAATATTGCGCCAAACGGTGAGAACCCATCTAAATTTAGAAATGGCCGCGACGGATGAAATGGTGGCGATCGCTTTGGACATCAAACCCGACTATGTAACCCTAGTTCCCGAACGTCGGGAAGAAATCACCACCGAAGGGGGGTTAGATATCGCCGGACAAATTCCTCGGATGACCGATGTAGTAACCACCCTACAGGAAGCCGGAATTCCAGTGAGTTTGTTTATTAATGCGAACCCCGAACAAATTGCAGCCTCGGCCCAAGTAGGGGCTAAATTCATCGAACTGCATACGGGATGTTATGCAGAGGCCAAAGGGGAAGACCAGGTTAGGGAACTGGGGATTTTAGCCGAGGGATGTCAACGGGCCTTAGAAGCCGGACTGCGGGTTAATGCCGGACATGGGTTAACCTACTGGAATGTTTATCCCATTGCCGCCCTTGAAGGGATGGAAGAACTCAACATTGGTCATACAATAATAAGTCGGGCAGTTCTCGTCGGCTTAGAGCGAGCCGTCCGAGAAATGAAACAAGCGATTTTTGGGCAACTTTAA
- a CDS encoding transposase, whose product MEKAFNYRFYPSPEQESLLRRTLGCVRLVYNKALHERTQGWYERQEKIGYNQTSSMLTKWKKQEDLDFLNEVSCVPIQQGLRHLQSAFANFFAGRAKYPSFKKKRNGGSAEFTKSAFKFKDGKIYLAKNIEPLDIRWSRQIPKGCEPSSVTVKMHPSGRWHISIRFDDLTIKPLPVNDNAIGIDLGITSLIATSNGEKVSNPKQFKKHYKRLKRAQKNLSRKQKGSKNREKARIKVAKVHLKISDSRKDFLHKLTTNLVRENQTIAVESLAVKNMIKNHKLALAISDSGWSELIRQLDYKCLWYGRNLVKIDQWFPSSKRCGNCGHTMDKLPLNIREWKCPKCEVIHDRDLNASKNILAAGLAVSVCGASVRPEQSKSVKATAKKQKPKL is encoded by the coding sequence ATGGAAAAAGCATTCAATTACCGATTTTACCCAAGTCCAGAGCAAGAGTCGCTATTGCGACGCACTTTGGGTTGTGTAAGGTTGGTTTACAACAAGGCTCTCCATGAGAGAACTCAAGGATGGTACGAGAGGCAAGAAAAAATTGGATATAACCAAACATCCTCTATGCTGACCAAATGGAAAAAACAAGAAGACTTGGATTTTCTTAATGAAGTTAGCTGTGTACCAATACAACAAGGGTTGAGGCATCTTCAATCGGCATTTGCTAATTTCTTTGCCGGAAGGGCAAAATATCCTAGCTTCAAGAAAAAAAGGAATGGTGGTAGCGCTGAATTTACAAAGTCGGCATTTAAGTTTAAAGATGGAAAAATCTACCTGGCGAAAAATATTGAACCTTTAGATATTAGATGGTCTAGGCAGATTCCAAAAGGATGTGAGCCGTCCTCTGTAACCGTTAAGATGCACCCGTCGGGACGTTGGCATATTTCCATTCGTTTCGATGATCTAACAATTAAGCCATTGCCTGTTAATGATAATGCGATTGGGATTGACTTGGGTATTACAAGCCTGATTGCCACCAGCAACGGTGAAAAAGTGTCTAACCCCAAACAATTTAAGAAGCATTACAAAAGACTGAAACGGGCGCAAAAGAATCTTTCTCGTAAACAAAAAGGTTCCAAGAATAGGGAAAAAGCGAGGATTAAGGTAGCAAAAGTTCACCTGAAAATTTCGGATTCCCGTAAAGATTTCTTACATAAGCTGACGACTAACTTGGTACGCGAAAATCAAACGATTGCCGTTGAGTCGTTAGCAGTTAAGAATATGATCAAAAACCACAAGCTCGCACTGGCTATTTCTGATAGCGGATGGAGTGAGTTGATTCGGCAATTAGATTACAAGTGTCTTTGGTATGGGCGTAATCTAGTTAAGATTGACCAATGGTTCCCTAGTTCTAAACGCTGCGGGAACTGTGGTCACACAATGGATAAATTGCCACTAAATATTCGTGAATGGAAATGCCCTAAGTGTGAGGTAATCCATGACCGAGATCTCAACGCGAGTAAAAATATTTTGGCTGCGGGACTCGCAGTGTCAGTCTGTGGAGCGAGTGTAAGACCCGAACAGAGTAAATCTGTGAAGGCAACTGCTAAGAAGCAGAAACCTAAATTGTGA
- the murI gene encoding glutamate racemase, giving the protein MTTDNRQKRIAIFDSGVGGLTVLRELYRQLPNESVLYFGDTAHLPYGTRSKEEILQFVRPIILWAMQQDAKMVLMACNTSSALALETVQDEFDIPMLGLILPGAQASVRQGKRIGVIATPATAASNAYRYAIQETDPSVQVWQVGCPEFVPLIEQNRIHDPYTYQVAREYLTPLIQQQIDTLIYGCTHYPHLAPVLRSILPAQVQLVDPAVSLVKATVKELELLGMRNTQPPKPTRFCVSGCPQQFADLSVQWLGFTPAVEATTLPVMEPLTVSNQ; this is encoded by the coding sequence ATGACAACGGACAATCGACAAAAAAGAATCGCAATATTTGATAGTGGTGTGGGGGGATTAACGGTTTTAAGGGAACTGTACCGTCAACTGCCCAATGAATCCGTTCTTTACTTTGGAGATACGGCGCACTTGCCCTATGGAACCCGTTCAAAAGAGGAAATCTTGCAGTTTGTCCGCCCAATTATTCTTTGGGCAATGCAACAGGACGCCAAAATGGTTCTCATGGCCTGTAACACCAGTTCCGCCCTGGCTTTAGAAACGGTTCAAGATGAATTTGATATACCGATGCTAGGACTGATTCTTCCGGGTGCTCAAGCCTCAGTGCGACAAGGAAAACGGATTGGAGTGATTGCCACCCCCGCCACAGCCGCTAGTAATGCCTACCGCTATGCGATTCAAGAAACCGATCCATCGGTTCAAGTCTGGCAAGTGGGCTGTCCAGAATTTGTTCCCCTCATTGAACAAAACCGAATTCATGACCCTTACACCTATCAAGTGGCACGGGAATATTTAACCCCGTTAATTCAGCAGCAAATTGATACTCTGATTTATGGTTGTACCCATTATCCCCATTTAGCCCCAGTGTTGCGCTCAATCCTTCCGGCTCAGGTTCAGTTGGTTGACCCGGCAGTTTCTTTAGTTAAAGCTACTGTTAAGGAGTTAGAACTGTTAGGAATGCGGAATACTCAGCCCCCCAAACCAACGCGGTTTTGTGTGAGTGGCTGCCCTCAACAGTTTGCTGATCTTTCGGTGCAGTGGTTGGGATTCACTCCCGCAGTAGAGGCCACTACCCTACCCGTAATGGAACCCCTCACCGTCAGTAATCAGTAA